From a region of the Myroides sp. JBRI-B21084 genome:
- a CDS encoding DUF423 domain-containing protein → MNIFITTATIFGATAIVFGAFGAHALKKIFNQEQLKNFETGVKYQMYHALLLLIIGFNTNYITKYQTLIYYTITLGVLLFSFSIYLLCISSALNKKIKILGPITPIGGLLLIVGWFLLFLNAIN, encoded by the coding sequence ATGAACATATTTATAACAACAGCAACTATATTTGGTGCAACAGCCATTGTTTTTGGAGCTTTTGGTGCACATGCACTAAAAAAAATTTTTAATCAAGAACAACTTAAAAACTTTGAAACTGGTGTAAAATACCAAATGTATCATGCCTTACTACTTTTAATTATTGGTTTCAACACAAACTATATAACTAAATACCAAACACTTATATATTACACAATAACATTAGGCGTATTATTATTTAGTTTTAGTATTTATTTGTTGTGCATTAGCAGCGCTTTAAACAAAAAAATTAAAATACTAGGCCCTATTACACCCATTGGGGGTTTATTGTTAATTGTTGGATGGTTTTTACTATTTTTAAACGCTATTAATTAA
- a CDS encoding PH domain-containing protein, which translates to MFQNETISLQNIPQYQEVETQKLHPNYKKIIVFNAICKIVIAIGICCAIFFTFSNIEKWYFMALFVLISFFIIMYPFLSFNKKKYAFRAHDVIFKKGLLFKSTHISPYIRLQHVVIKQGWYEKKLGLATLVLYTAAGSFSDIAIPGLTLEDAERWKNFLMNRMEDLNNESE; encoded by the coding sequence ATGTTTCAGAACGAAACCATTTCATTACAAAATATACCGCAGTATCAAGAAGTTGAAACCCAAAAACTGCATCCTAATTATAAAAAAATAATTGTTTTTAATGCTATTTGTAAAATAGTGATTGCTATAGGTATTTGTTGTGCTATTTTTTTTACTTTTTCTAATATTGAAAAGTGGTATTTTATGGCACTGTTTGTATTAATTAGCTTTTTTATAATTATGTATCCCTTTTTATCGTTCAATAAAAAAAAGTACGCTTTTCGTGCACACGATGTAATTTTTAAAAAAGGATTACTATTTAAATCAACACATATATCGCCTTATATTCGTTTGCAACATGTGGTAATTAAACAAGGATGGTACGAAAAAAAATTAGGTTTAGCTACGCTGGTTTTATACACAGCTGCAGGTAGCTTTTCGGATATTGCAATACCTGGATTAACTTTAGAAGATGCCGAACGTTGGAAGAACTTTTTAATGAACAGAATGGAAGATTTAAATAATGAATCAGAATAG
- a CDS encoding META domain-containing protein → MKKIVSISLFFLFNLIFMSCGCSQNCLNSEKATSTQIMEKLNNTTWVLSKLDIQNRDFIPTENQKELVLNFSDGRYGSNDGCNTLGGDFNVEDNKISFVNGISTMRFCGDEMKHLIYSVPFGKIKSLKINKNQLQFFDADKQLIATYLKKNL, encoded by the coding sequence ATGAAAAAAATTGTATCAATTAGTCTATTCTTTCTATTTAATTTAATTTTTATGTCGTGCGGATGTTCACAAAATTGTTTGAATTCCGAAAAAGCTACATCAACGCAAATCATGGAAAAATTAAATAACACAACCTGGGTTTTATCTAAATTAGATATTCAAAACCGTGATTTTATTCCAACAGAAAATCAAAAGGAACTAGTATTAAATTTTTCTGATGGGCGTTACGGTTCTAACGACGGATGTAATACGTTAGGCGGCGATTTTAATGTTGAAGATAACAAAATTAGTTTTGTAAACGGAATTTCAACCATGCGCTTTTGTGGCGATGAAATGAAACATTTAATTTATAGTGTGCCTTTTGGAAAAATAAAATCGCTAAAAATTAATAAAAATCAATTACAGTTTTTTGATGCTGATAAACAATTGATTGCTACTTATTTAAAGAAAAATTTATAA
- a CDS encoding nucleoside phosphorylase — MGIKESELILNDDGSVYHLNILPTDIANDIIFVGDQDRVEAITKHFDTIEFTKQKREFKTQTGTYKGKRLTVISTGIGPDNIDIVLNELDALVNIDFETKTVKPNVTSLNIVRIGTSGALHDSIPVDSILMSTFAIGTDNMLRSYSLQNVVAHEMEERFVKHTNWQLTKGLPYAIEANLEMVNKFKSKEMFEGITITAPGFYGAQSRVLRLQLSDEHFMDTIDLFEYNGFKATNLEMETAAIYGLSKLLGHKAVSLNAIVANRKLGSFSKDPYKTVDYLIDYALQRITS, encoded by the coding sequence ATGGGTATAAAAGAATCGGAACTTATATTAAACGATGATGGCAGTGTGTACCACTTAAATATTTTACCTACCGATATTGCCAACGATATTATTTTTGTAGGCGATCAGGATAGGGTTGAAGCCATTACGAAACATTTTGATACCATTGAATTTACAAAACAAAAGCGTGAATTTAAAACCCAAACAGGTACCTATAAAGGCAAACGCTTAACGGTGATATCAACAGGTATTGGCCCTGATAATATTGATATTGTTTTAAATGAATTAGATGCTTTGGTGAATATTGATTTTGAAACCAAAACGGTAAAGCCTAATGTAACTAGTTTAAATATTGTTCGTATTGGAACTTCGGGTGCGTTACATGATAGCATTCCGGTTGACTCCATTCTTATGTCGACTTTTGCAATTGGTACCGATAATATGCTTAGAAGTTACAGTTTACAAAATGTTGTTGCGCATGAAATGGAAGAACGTTTTGTAAAACATACCAATTGGCAATTAACCAAAGGCTTGCCTTATGCTATTGAAGCAAATCTAGAAATGGTTAATAAGTTTAAAAGCAAAGAAATGTTTGAAGGTATAACCATAACAGCGCCTGGTTTTTATGGTGCACAAAGCAGGGTTTTGCGTTTGCAACTAAGCGATGAACATTTTATGGATACAATTGATTTGTTTGAATACAACGGATTTAAAGCAACTAATTTAGAAATGGAAACCGCTGCCATTTACGGTTTATCAAAATTATTAGGTCACAAAGCAGTTTCGTTAAACGCTATTGTTGCAAACCGTAAATTGGGTAGTTTTAGTAAAGATCCTTATAAAACGGTTGATTATTTAATTGATTATGCATTACAAAGAATAACTAGTTAA
- a CDS encoding translation initiation factor, translating into MAKKLTSLDDLGGFVFSTNKDFDLNQHNETEETLPPNEQLLEAHLDKKNRGGKVATVIKGFVGTADDLKNLSKDLKTLCGVGGSAKDGEIIIQGNFRDKIMDYLKNKGYKVKRVGG; encoded by the coding sequence ATGGCAAAAAAATTAACAAGTTTAGATGATTTAGGTGGATTTGTTTTTTCTACCAATAAAGATTTCGATCTAAACCAACATAACGAAACAGAGGAAACCTTGCCACCTAATGAACAATTACTAGAGGCACATTTAGATAAAAAAAACCGCGGAGGTAAAGTAGCAACTGTTATTAAAGGATTTGTTGGTACTGCCGATGATTTAAAAAATTTAAGTAAAGATTTAAAAACGCTTTGTGGGGTTGGTGGTAGTGCCAAAGATGGCGAAATTATTATTCAAGGTAATTTTAGAGATAAAATTATGGATTACCTTAAAAACAAAGGCTATAAAGTAAAAAGAGTAGGAGGTTGA
- a CDS encoding MATE family efflux transporter — protein MTLKKYTQEFGYNFKLAYPIILAMLGHTIVGIIDNIMVGKIGATELAAASLANSFVFIALSVGIGFSTAITPLVAAADTENDTLKGRSVFANGVFLCTVLGIILFAVLFFFKPFIDIMNQPKEVSEMAKPFLDIVGLSLIPLVIYQGFKQFADGKSQTKYSMHATLIANIVNVLFNYLLIYGVWIFPKMGMMGAAYGTLISRLVMLIYFVWVIFRLPIFKPYLENISLKDINFKMSKYITSIGVPSSMQSLFEVALFTGAVWLSGMLGTTSQAANQIALSMASMTFMFASGLSVAAMIRVGNQKGLKDYNKMETVAKSIMLMTFILYTGFALFFVLFHNYIPLLFLDNSNPDQQLINQEVIQIAGKLLLIAAIFQISDGIQVTALGALRGLQDVNLPMIITFISYWVIGFPLCIYLGLYTNLQAEGIWYGLLAGLTVAAIFSYLRFHYLSKRYSNINI, from the coding sequence ATGACTCTTAAAAAGTATACGCAAGAATTTGGTTATAATTTTAAGTTAGCCTATCCAATTATATTAGCTATGTTAGGCCACACTATTGTGGGTATAATTGATAATATTATGGTTGGAAAAATTGGCGCTACCGAATTAGCTGCTGCGTCACTAGCCAATAGTTTTGTTTTCATAGCATTGTCTGTGGGAATAGGATTTTCAACTGCTATAACTCCGTTAGTTGCTGCCGCTGACACTGAAAATGATACACTTAAAGGACGAAGCGTTTTTGCAAATGGTGTTTTTTTATGTACCGTTTTGGGAATTATTTTATTTGCTGTTTTGTTTTTTTTCAAACCGTTTATTGATATAATGAATCAACCAAAAGAAGTATCAGAAATGGCAAAACCTTTTTTAGATATTGTTGGTTTATCATTAATTCCGCTTGTAATTTACCAAGGATTTAAGCAATTTGCCGACGGGAAATCGCAAACAAAATATTCTATGCATGCTACCTTAATTGCAAATATTGTAAATGTACTTTTTAATTATTTGCTTATTTATGGTGTGTGGATTTTCCCCAAAATGGGTATGATGGGGGCTGCTTACGGCACATTAATTTCGCGTTTGGTAATGCTTATCTATTTTGTTTGGGTTATTTTTCGTTTACCAATTTTTAAACCGTATTTAGAAAACATTTCTTTAAAGGACATCAATTTTAAAATGAGTAAATACATCACTTCAATTGGTGTACCCTCATCAATGCAATCGTTGTTTGAAGTTGCTTTATTTACAGGTGCTGTGTGGCTTTCAGGTATGTTAGGAACTACGTCGCAAGCAGCAAATCAAATTGCTCTTTCAATGGCTTCCATGACCTTTATGTTTGCTTCAGGGTTAAGCGTAGCGGCTATGATACGTGTTGGCAACCAAAAAGGACTAAAAGATTACAATAAAATGGAAACCGTAGCAAAATCTATCATGCTTATGACCTTTATTTTGTATACAGGGTTTGCTTTATTTTTTGTATTATTTCACAACTATATTCCTTTATTGTTTTTAGATAACAGCAATCCAGATCAACAATTAATAAACCAAGAAGTGATACAAATTGCTGGTAAACTATTACTAATAGCTGCTATTTTTCAAATATCAGACGGTATACAAGTAACAGCTTTAGGTGCCTTACGTGGTTTACAAGACGTTAATTTACCTATGATTATTACATTTATATCGTATTGGGTAATTGGTTTTCCGCTTTGTATTTACTTAGGTTTATATACCAATTTACAAGCCGAAGGTATTTGGTACGGATTATTGGCTGGGTTAACAGTTGCCGCAATTTTTTCGTATCTTCGCTTTCACTATTTATCAAAAAGATATTCAAACATTAATATTTAA
- a CDS encoding substrate-binding domain-containing protein codes for MKTVKIVGVPEHFNFPWHLTIDEGLFNEVGIDLQWNDIPEGTGKMCEMLRNNQTDLAVILTEGILKDIANGNEAVILQTFVQSPLQWGIHVNAQSNFETVADLYGKKAAISRYGSGSELMTYVNAANQNWDFNSIQFQIVNTLNGAVDALTNREADYFMWEQFMTQPIVDKGIFKRIGVCPTPWPCFMIVARKEFYNQNKALVAHLLETINQTTAEFKMIPSIDKTLAIKYNQQLNDIQQWLQITKWAQKKPTKNQFTEIINQLLKYNIINQTLNYEEVVV; via the coding sequence ATGAAAACTGTAAAAATAGTTGGTGTTCCTGAACATTTTAATTTTCCTTGGCATTTAACCATAGACGAAGGCTTGTTTAACGAAGTTGGAATTGATTTACAATGGAACGATATACCCGAAGGCACTGGTAAAATGTGTGAAATGCTGCGTAATAACCAAACCGATTTAGCCGTTATTTTAACCGAAGGTATTTTAAAAGATATTGCAAATGGTAATGAAGCTGTTATTTTACAAACTTTTGTACAATCGCCTTTGCAATGGGGCATCCATGTAAATGCACAAAGTAATTTTGAAACGGTTGCCGATTTATATGGTAAAAAAGCTGCAATATCGCGCTATGGCTCTGGTTCCGAACTTATGACGTATGTAAATGCGGCCAATCAAAATTGGGATTTTAACTCCATTCAATTTCAAATTGTAAACACTTTAAACGGAGCTGTTGATGCTTTAACTAATCGTGAAGCCGATTATTTTATGTGGGAACAATTTATGACACAACCCATTGTAGATAAAGGTATTTTTAAGCGAATTGGCGTTTGCCCAACACCTTGGCCTTGTTTTATGATTGTTGCTAGAAAAGAATTTTACAATCAAAACAAAGCTTTAGTTGCACATTTATTAGAAACTATAAACCAAACAACTGCCGAATTTAAAATGATACCAAGTATTGATAAAACCTTGGCTATTAAGTACAACCAACAGTTAAACGATATACAGCAATGGTTGCAAATTACAAAATGGGCACAAAAAAAACCAACAAAAAATCAGTTTACCGAAATTATAAATCAATTACTTAAGTATAATATCATAAACCAAACACTTAATTACGAAGAAGTAGTTGTTTAA
- a CDS encoding transglutaminase domain-containing protein yields MKAPNIKLLRVLNQLSLPKPWATIIILLLTVLILIPVFIIMHQNLIDPEWPLHLDRVLIFVLITAFITYALHYVKRFLFFAIVVYLFVLLFGTLFTGYGFKSVFEDYRSMIYAMSDNPNPQDIIVSKLLPFPNKSKILNAIEYDNPRVRNFAVGATAKHFRNVKEYRQIVQCFAIFKEIQNKWNYVNDPKNREYIATASESLQHFSGDCDDHSILMAASIRAIGGTPRLIHTKEHMYPEMLIGKKHDLENIIYLIKEVLFVKEAKGKTIHYHIDERGQVWLNLDYTAKYPGGPFMSEEILGELTLN; encoded by the coding sequence ATGAAAGCACCAAACATAAAATTATTACGCGTATTAAACCAGCTTAGTTTACCTAAGCCGTGGGCTACTATTATAATTTTATTGTTAACGGTTTTAATTTTAATTCCGGTATTTATTATAATGCATCAAAATTTAATTGACCCTGAATGGCCTTTACATTTAGATCGCGTTTTAATTTTTGTATTAATTACTGCTTTCATTACTTATGCTTTACATTACGTTAAACGTTTTTTGTTTTTTGCAATTGTAGTTTACCTTTTTGTTTTATTGTTTGGAACATTATTTACGGGCTATGGCTTTAAATCGGTATTTGAAGATTACAGATCCATGATTTACGCTATGAGTGATAATCCTAATCCACAAGATATTATTGTATCTAAACTTTTACCTTTTCCAAATAAATCAAAAATTTTAAATGCAATAGAATACGATAATCCACGCGTGCGCAATTTTGCTGTAGGTGCCACTGCCAAACATTTTAGGAATGTAAAAGAATACCGACAAATAGTGCAATGTTTTGCCATTTTTAAAGAAATTCAAAATAAATGGAACTATGTAAACGATCCAAAAAACCGAGAATATATTGCAACGGCATCAGAATCGTTACAACATTTTTCAGGCGATTGTGACGATCACTCTATATTAATGGCAGCTTCCATTAGGGCAATTGGTGGTACCCCACGGCTTATTCACACAAAAGAACACATGTACCCCGAAATGTTAATTGGAAAAAAACACGACTTAGAAAACATCATCTACCTAATTAAAGAAGTTTTGTTTGTAAAAGAAGCAAAAGGCAAAACCATACATTACCACATTGATGAACGCGGACAAGTATGGCTTAATTTAGATTATACTGCTAAATATCCAGGAGGCCCTTTCATGTCTGAAGAAATTTTGGGCGAATTAACTTTAAACTAA
- a CDS encoding PH domain-containing protein yields the protein MNQNSNYHFNEPNRLDRKALFLVIATSILKVARAAWPILAIILVKGSDRNFYLIGVILLITGATFITKLIDYFYFTYQVIHDELIIKKGWLNKSTTVVSLDKIHEVNLNQKFVHKLIGLYVVNIDTAGSAKTEIEINGIDFKRALALKDKLTFKSVDFQDDNQIVENELATETLHEEPVKNITISILSLIKIGFTRNYFQTFGLLIAFSFQIIDQIQDFFYTDKSTNVYNDIFSSSYKSYLGLVGVIMFLAVILLVIVFNLLRTLITYYNYKIQLKKEHITVSYGLTDSHIVAVKANKVQLFLYQQNYFQKLMNLFEIKIKQVASSEDNKNKKGIVIPGANYLELKEIFNIIFTKSLIENQSFYKPHKRVILLKLMWLCIPSLVALISLYLLNIFTLAWVVLVLFTLISIMIYTSYKNEKFIYTDDFIILRKGFWDITTVNLPVYKIQNISISQSYFQEKNQTGSLNLQTAAGVITLMYYDFNLLQQITNDILYKIEKNKHSWM from the coding sequence ATGAATCAGAATAGTAACTATCATTTTAACGAACCTAATAGGTTAGATCGCAAAGCACTTTTTTTAGTTATTGCAACTTCTATTTTAAAAGTTGCTAGAGCAGCATGGCCCATTTTAGCTATAATTTTAGTTAAAGGCAGCGATAGAAATTTTTATTTAATAGGTGTTATTTTACTAATTACGGGTGCTACTTTTATAACTAAACTTATTGATTATTTTTATTTTACGTATCAAGTTATTCACGATGAGTTAATTATAAAAAAGGGTTGGTTAAACAAATCAACAACTGTTGTAAGCTTAGATAAAATTCATGAAGTTAATTTAAATCAAAAGTTTGTACATAAACTTATTGGTTTGTATGTTGTGAATATTGATACAGCTGGTAGTGCTAAAACTGAAATTGAAATTAACGGGATTGATTTTAAAAGAGCTTTGGCATTAAAAGATAAACTAACATTTAAATCTGTCGATTTTCAAGATGATAATCAGATCGTAGAAAATGAACTTGCTACAGAAACACTTCATGAAGAACCTGTTAAAAATATAACAATTAGCATATTAAGTTTAATAAAAATTGGTTTTACACGTAATTATTTTCAAACTTTTGGTTTGTTAATAGCGTTTTCTTTTCAAATCATTGATCAAATTCAAGATTTTTTCTACACCGATAAATCAACAAATGTTTATAACGATATTTTTTCATCGTCGTACAAAAGTTATTTGGGTTTAGTAGGTGTGATTATGTTTTTAGCAGTTATTTTACTGGTAATTGTTTTTAATTTATTACGCACTTTAATTACTTATTACAATTATAAAATTCAATTAAAAAAAGAACACATTACAGTATCGTATGGTTTAACAGATTCGCATATTGTAGCTGTAAAAGCTAATAAAGTGCAATTGTTTCTATATCAACAAAACTACTTTCAAAAGTTGATGAATTTGTTCGAAATTAAAATCAAACAAGTGGCTTCATCAGAAGATAATAAAAACAAAAAAGGAATTGTTATACCTGGTGCTAACTATTTGGAATTAAAAGAAATATTCAATATTATTTTTACTAAAAGTTTAATTGAAAATCAATCGTTTTATAAACCACATAAGCGGGTTATTCTACTTAAATTAATGTGGTTGTGTATACCTAGTTTAGTTGCACTAATAAGTTTGTATTTACTAAATATTTTTACTTTGGCTTGGGTTGTTTTAGTGCTTTTTACACTAATATCTATAATGATTTACACATCGTATAAAAATGAAAAATTTATATATACTGATGATTTTATTATTCTTAGAAAGGGATTTTGGGACATTACCACAGTGAATCTTCCAGTTTATAAAATTCAAAATATTAGTATTTCTCAAAGCTATTTTCAAGAAAAAAATCAAACAGGTTCATTAAATTTGCAAACTGCTGCAGGTGTAATCACTTTAATGTATTACGATTTTAACTTGTTGCAACAAA